A genomic region of Cannabis sativa cultivar Pink pepper isolate KNU-18-1 chromosome 1, ASM2916894v1, whole genome shotgun sequence contains the following coding sequences:
- the LOC133033607 gene encoding THO complex subunit 1-like: MDPAAGIEAEYHHKNNRVYCWKGLRFSARQDLEGFSKFTDHGVEGVVPVELLPPDFRSKYQSKPNDRAKRAKKEEAKGSAQQGEENQISTPASENDEGIRGDLEASTTPMDAEPETAGVTDMVSQGGSPMPDENQKQSSDTDAGPEMGQLEADSEAEAGIIEGEVDLDAAS, encoded by the exons ATGGATCCTGCTGCTGGGATAGAAGCTGAGTATCACCATAAAAACAACAGG GTGTATTGCTGGAAAGGTCTACGGTTTTCAGCTAGACAGGACTTGGAGGGATTTTCTAAG TTTACTGACCATGGCGTTGAGGGAGTAGTGCCTGTAGAACTTTTACCACCCGATTTTCGTTCCAAATACCAGTCTAAACCAAATGATAGGGCTAAACGTGCTAAAAAGGAAGAAGCAAAAGGTTCCGCACAGCAAGGGGAAGAAAATCAG ATCTCAACCCCTGCGAGTGAAAATGATGAAGGAATCAGAGGTGATCTCGAGGCCTCTACAACCCCAATGGATGCTGAACCTGAAACCGCTGGTGTGACTGACATGGTGTCCCAAGGTGGCAGTCCAATGCCGGACGAAAACCAGAAGCAAAGCTCTGACACAGATGCCGGTCCAGAGATGGGCCAATTGGAAGCAGATTCTGAGGCAGAGGCGGGGATCATTGAGGGTGAGGTTGATTTAGATGCAGCTTCCTGA